The DNA sequence TAATCCCTGAATTGCACCATTCAGTACCTATCTAAGTTGTAACAAACAGCAAACCACAGAAGTATAGTAACTAATCAAACAATAATAACAGAGGTATCATCATTCACAAAAGTTTACTGCACTTTATGTACTAAACCAAGTTAACATAGTTTTATACATTACAATTTACGTGAGATTAAGGTTATACTAGGAGATTACCTTTTGCATGTCAGAGATGAAGTTTCACCCATGAGTCTTGTTGTCTCTAAGGTCTTCATGTAGCAACTCTAGAAATCACTTCCAATTCTCAAAGTTCTCCACTTCCACAACTGCCCAGGCAATAATGTATATATGATGATTAGCATCTTGTCCAACAGCCGATAGAATTTTCCCCCGAAAATAGTTTTTTGGAAAAGCCCCATCAAGTCCAATTAACGGACGACAGCCAGCCCTGAAACCTGACTTGCACCCACTCAAGCAAACATACATCCTTTCAAATATGACCTCACCACTAGGCTGTGGCTTTGTGCAAATCTGAACAGTGGATCCCGGGTTGGTTTTCAACAGTGTTTCACCATAGTCCCTAAGCAAGGCATATTGCTCCTTCGCATCCCCATAAACTATATTCCTAGCATCACACAGTACCCATGATATAGAGTTCCTATTGAGCGACAAGTCGTATTTCGTCTTGAAATATGTTGTAGCCTCACAGTTCTTGAAATCGGGATATTTCTGTAGTTTTTTTACTAACTTACCTGCAACCCAATTTCTATTTGCTGTCCTGTTCCTATCCTCTCTTGGACAGGTGTGATCATTGAAGAATCTCTTCACTTGCCAGCAATTGTCTTCATAGTCCCTTGATGCGTACACAAACCACTTGCAATCATTCACCTTACATACTGCCCTTACCATTTTCCCTTCGTTCTTCCTTAACCTCATCCGTCTCCCTTCTTGTATAGTGAACTCCCACACTGCCACCTTGAACTCCCACTTAGTATTGAACTTCATTCCGACTTCTAAATGCAATTCCCTGAACCTAGCACCCTGTCTAAATACCGAAAATACTTCCTCTGAACTTTCTTCTCCAATCAGCTCATCCTCTGAATTAGGTGGTGTTTTCATCTACAAAGAGTGCCACAAATTGGCACGATCTGTTTCTGACCCCGGATCAAAAGCGTCATGGTTATCCACCTTTCTCCCTCCCCCCACAAATCCGATGTCCACATCTTCATCAGAAATGTCTTGCACAAATCCATCATCATCAACACAGACCTTGGCCTTCCCTTTTTTCTTTCCACTCTCTGCCTGGACCTTCTTCCTTGCATTGGGTTTGTTGACTTTCTTCTTGTGTGAAGAAACAGTATATCCAATGCCCGATTCGTCCGAGCTATCATCCGACTCTTGTGGCTTATACGCCTCGTCTTCAGCACTCTCGTAGCTGTCATGAGAGTCTGAGTCATAGGATAAAACAACATGGTCACCAGCATTTCCCTTTGCTTTTGAAAAACCTTTCCCTAAAGACCTCAGACAGTATCTCCTAGTCCTAGTTACATTGTTATGGCTGGGTATGGGTTTGGGTTTGGGAACTATCTTAGGCTTAGGTTTGACAGGGGGTCTTTCACCATCCTGAAATTCGACTTGGCTTGCTTTCCAAGATCCCTCACCTGGTCATCAACATGCACAACAACATCCTGTCATTGTACTATTTCAGGTTTTGAAATAGCATGTTTAATGTAGACATCTACTACCCCATTGTTCTTTTCACCATGACAACATATCTCTTTCAACTCATTATCAGAGTCTAAACGCCTCAAACCTACTTCCAGGCTCATCCCTGGGACCTGCCACCAAACCTCCTTCATTGTCTCAGAGTCTAGCTCTTTGAAGTAATTTCTCAGGTAGAATACATCCAACCTGTCCACATCCAGATTACCCAAACAATGCTTATTGTCAGGTGTGTATGTCCATCTCCCATCCTTACCCCTTCAGGGCTACTTCTTTAACTAGAACTTCCTTTCCATTATTGAAGAGTAATGATATTTTTCAATGTTAAAGCTTCTTAATCACTTTGTCCTTGATATATCCAAATGGAGTTAAACCCCAAAATGATTATTGAGATGGGCATTGTGTACTAAAATCATCCCTGAAATTGATAAAAATGcaccaacattagtgacacgtgtcactccATTATTTGGCCACATGTAATGATATGATGATGTGTTGatcagtgacacgtggcatgctgaTGTGGATGGTTGTGCCATGTGTCACAGTGTCATTTGGCTACGTGTTTGTTTGTGCCACGTGTTGCAACCGTATTCGTCCACGTGTCATTCATTATGTTGTAGATGCACCAAATTAATCCATTACTTTGCattaagtgactcattttagtccaTAAAATTAAATGTTATGCACTAGACTAGTCCCTTCACTaattttttctcctttttttctataaatttaaaattctcaaTATCTTTGAAtcaattaatttcaattctattttttcacatgttatttaaatacaagtatttttataaaatattttttctcggGTACCCCTAACCGCTGTCTTAGAGTTGACGTAAAGACATTTCAAGCACTCCTACTATCATCTCCGACCTCTTTCGTCTGGACTGAAGATGTCAAAAATGGTAATGAGGATGCTTGAAGTGCTTTCAATCTAGCCTATTTACACATAATGAAAACGTATATTTCATAAGAGCTGAAAAAAagtgtattttaattcttaatttcttgttaaaaaCACATATTTTTTGATGAAAAAATGTGTTACTAAATcatataattcttttttttacaataacatacttatatattacaaaatttatcaatgttaaattattatagaaaaaaattatataattaaaactaaaatcttaaaattttttataaaaacactTGTATTTAAACGATatgtgaaaaaatagaattgaaattagtgtatccaagatattaaaaattttaaagtattgaaaaaatgagaaaaactgGTGAAGGGACTAGCTTGGTGCACCACATTCAATTTCAGTGACTAAAAATGAGTCACTTAATGCAAAGTGAGGGACTAATTTAGTGCATCTACGATAATGATATAATAGATGACATGTGAACGAATATGGTTGTGACACGTGGTACAAATAAACACGTGGCCAAATAGCATTGTGACATGTGGCACAACCATCCACATCAGCTTGTCACGTGTTACTGGTAAACACATCATCATACCATTACACGTGGCTAAATCATGGAGTGACATATGTCACTAACAGACCACATCATTAAGTTATGTCATCACGTCGTTAATAGAAAATAGGTCAGAGACTAACGTGATGCATTTTTATCAATCCCAGTGACATAATTGATGCAATTAGAATCTCAGGGACAATCTTAGTGTACGACCCCAATCTCAGAGACCATTTTAAAGTTTAACTCTATCCTAACTCTTTTGGGTCTCTGAACAAAATCCAAAATGTTTGTCTTGACTCCTAACGTTATTGATCTGTAACATTTCAGCCAGCCTTTCTATAACTTTTATAGGAGTGTTATTgttgaaaaatacataaaatttgtCTAGATTTACCACTTAACTACTAATTTTACGTAATTTTGTAGTATGTTCAACATGTTGAAGCATTTTGTCTCCTtactttataaaataaaattgagtcctttgtaaaaaataaatgacTTACCTTCAAACGTCTATAGTTCAATCTCATTCAAGTAATCTCTTGTATTTTTTTAGTGTAAAAAATTTATAGATGACtaatcatatattattatattaataaagataattaattttcacaattattagttaaaaaagcatataaatgtatgaatttaattaattagataattatacaaaaaagtttatattaaaattaactcacatatatttaaaaagataacaaaataaaatataaaattattaagttTTTGCAAAGATCAAAATTGAcaaatgtaataataataataataataataataataataataataataataataataattaattgcaattttatatgaataaatattttatttgatcaCCCACTAATTTAAAAACTTAGCTATACAAGGatatacataaaatatataataattaaagaaaatatttggCAAAAATCGaataaaataagagaaagaAGACAAGAATGTAAATCTCCTCCTTGCTGGGTATCCGTTATCCAAGATTACAACCTTACCACAAAGACAAGACTTAGTAGCTCAAAggttgattttttgttttttgaaattgACTATAAAATGAAAGAACATAAATGAAAAATGAGTTATTGATTATTCTTTTTTCAAGATACCTATGTTTTAGAGATTCATAAGTTTCTAACTTTCTATTAAGGTATATAAATTGTCTtaaattttcaataattaaaaGCCTATGAATGATTCATTTTATAATTCGAATTTATatgttttcataaaaaaaaggttaaaaacctattatttatttttatatttaattatataatattatattaatattatacatatttatattaaaaagaatgatttaattaaataataatataaatatgatGCTAAAGtaacatattaaaattaaactcatgatatttgtatgttTAATTAGACATGCTataaaacattattaaaattagtgtataaaaaaatattgagaattttaaatttataaaataatgataaaaaaaattaatgaatggACTAATTTAGTAcacgacattcaatttcagggactaaaatgagtcattTGATGCAAAGTAAGAGACCAATTTGGTGCACATGTAACGATGACATAGTGGATGATACGTGGACAAATAGTATCGTGACACGTGACATAATATGACACGTGGAAAAATAGCACTGTGTCACGTGACATACCCATCCATGTCAGCATGCCACGTGTCGTTGACCAACACGTCATCATACCATTAATCGTGGCCAAACCATGAGGTGACACGTGTCACCAAAGGTCCACGTCATCAAGTCACGTCAGCGCATTGTTAACGAAAAACGGGTCAGAGACTACTATGGTGTAATTTTTCCAATCTCAAGAACgtaattagtgcaattgaaatCTCAAGGACAATTTTGGTGCACGACGTCAATCTCAGAGATCACTATAAAAATTTACTGCTTGGAAAGACGGATACCCAGCAAAGAAAAGATTGAGATTCTTGTCTtctttctcttattttattCGATTTTTGCcagatattttatttaattattatatattttatgtgtATCTTTGTGTagctaaatttttaaattagtgagtggttaaataaaatatttattcatataaaactacaattaattatattattattattattattatattattattattattattattattattattattattattattattatcatcaatTTAAGTAAATATTACATTTGTCAATTTTGATCTTTGCAAAAgcttaataatatttatattttattttattttttttacatgtatatgagtttaattttgatataaaattttttgtataattatctaattaattaaattcataCATTTATATGCCTTTTTAAGTAATGAATgtgaaaattaattagttttattaatataataatatatgattaGTTATCTATAAATCATTTACACTAAAAAGAATAGAAGAGATATGAGATTATGTGAGGAAGGATAAAACATTTGTgtaaaataaatgttgattTATATACAGAGATATAACAAagagtaaataaaaaatgtgagaataaattagaatttaactcaatttatacttattaaaaataatatattaacatTGAAAGGATATAATaacttatataaaattaaagaataaaaattataaaaaataatatttaaaaaatccaattaaaattGAAAGTATACagtaatttatataaaattaaaacacaaataaaattgATATATTACGTATTAAATACAATTCAAAAATGTGGATATAGTCGGACCACTATCTGCCCCTGCCCTTACTCAAAAGAATCGACACAATACGTTCCAGTTGTTCCAAAGAAACGCACATCGagatccaaaaaaaattaaaaaagctCTTTGGAAATGGAAAGAATTTTTAACATATCTTTTTGTAGAGCAATAAAAAAACTATATTAGTTACATGGCAATTCCAAAGAAACGCATCTCaagatacaaaaaaatttaaaaaagaaactCTTTGAAAGGAAAGATTTTTTGCTCTTCCAAAGAGACACACCTcaatttccaaaaaaaattcgaaaaactctttgaaaaaggaaagattTTTGCCCAGATCTTTTCGTAGggcaataaaaaattatattagttgcatctggttttatatgtgacaaaaaagtatctctaaaacttaaaggtaaattatATTGCACCACTATAAGACCGACTACGCtttatggtacggagtgttgggcggctaaaggggagcacgaacataagctgagtgtggcagagatgaagatgttgagatggataaaataaggaacgaagatataagagagagttggagtagcacccattgtggaaacgatggttgaatcgcgtctcagatggtttg is a window from the Arachis stenosperma cultivar V10309 chromosome 3, arast.V10309.gnm1.PFL2, whole genome shotgun sequence genome containing:
- the LOC130965338 gene encoding uncharacterized protein LOC130965338 produces the protein MKTPPNSEDELIGEESSEEVFSVFRQGARFRELHLEVGMKFNTKWEFKVAVWEFTIQEGRRMRLRKNEGKMVRAVCKVNDCKWFVYASRDYEDNCWQVKRFFNDHTCPREDRNRTANRNWVAGKLVKKLQKYPDFKNCEATTYFKTKYDLSLNRNSISWVLCDARNIVYGDAKEQYALLRDYGETLLKTNPGSTVQICTKPQPSGEVIFERMYVCLSGCKSGFRAGCRPLIGLDGAFPKNYFRGKILSAVGQDANHHIYIIAWAVVEVENFENWK